Proteins encoded within one genomic window of Nonomuraea gerenzanensis:
- a CDS encoding sensor histidine kinase: MILVQRARSLGRSIARRRPWGRAREDAAGAGGAPGDGPGDGLGDGLGSETGGGPGGGSGRWRGSLRRGWEAASRPFALALFQGDADPPAGTRRLRLKVPRRFEALVPYQGWSLVQVADVVLAVVLYGITISTTLAWNEAAARANAANPAIHGPAPLIFSYLTAIGVSLPVALRDRWPLAAWRVAAVLSPVVIWLTVTIGDGEPPYIITAIIMYLLVLYSVAVRCERRITSGVWVITVLTLWIVHPNSMFIATIIASVAVLFGYNVRARRTATARLVEEEQRTRQAEGAQAVLEERARIARELHDVVAHHMSVIAIQAEAVPLKAAGDVAQLEAGLAEIRGLSLEAIAELRQVLGVLRDPQGRTDTAPQPGLDRIDELISNARAAGLAVVVERSGPLHGQPQAVELSAYRIVQESLSNVMRHAPGATVAVEIARRGEELRLRIANSLGTDPGTASSGARSSGSGAGRGAGQGLVGMRERVALLGGTLVAGPVDGGGFEVVATLPVAERESV; the protein is encoded by the coding sequence GTGATCCTCGTGCAGCGCGCCCGCTCGCTCGGCCGGTCGATCGCGCGCCGGCGCCCGTGGGGGCGGGCGCGCGAGGACGCCGCCGGGGCGGGTGGCGCGCCCGGTGACGGGCCCGGCGACGGGCTCGGTGACGGGCTCGGTAGCGAGACTGGCGGCGGGCCTGGTGGTGGGTCCGGTCGTTGGCGTGGGTCGCTCAGGCGGGGGTGGGAGGCGGCCTCGCGGCCGTTCGCGCTGGCCCTGTTCCAGGGCGACGCCGATCCGCCGGCCGGCACCCGCCGGCTGCGGCTGAAGGTCCCCCGGCGGTTCGAGGCGCTGGTCCCGTACCAGGGGTGGAGCCTCGTCCAGGTGGCGGACGTGGTGCTGGCCGTCGTCCTGTACGGCATCACGATCAGCACCACCCTGGCGTGGAACGAGGCCGCCGCCCGCGCCAACGCCGCCAACCCGGCCATCCACGGGCCCGCGCCGCTGATCTTCTCGTACCTGACCGCGATCGGCGTCTCCCTGCCCGTCGCCCTGCGCGACCGGTGGCCGCTGGCGGCCTGGCGGGTCGCCGCCGTGCTGTCGCCCGTGGTCATCTGGCTGACCGTGACGATCGGCGACGGCGAGCCGCCCTACATCATCACGGCGATCATCATGTACCTGCTGGTCCTCTACTCGGTGGCGGTCCGGTGCGAGCGGCGGATCACAAGCGGCGTCTGGGTCATCACGGTCCTGACCCTGTGGATCGTGCATCCCAACTCGATGTTCATCGCCACGATCATCGCGTCGGTGGCGGTGCTGTTCGGCTACAACGTGCGGGCGCGGCGCACCGCCACGGCCCGTCTGGTCGAGGAGGAGCAGCGCACCCGGCAGGCGGAGGGCGCGCAGGCGGTGCTGGAGGAGCGCGCCCGCATCGCGCGCGAGCTGCACGACGTGGTGGCGCACCACATGTCGGTGATCGCGATCCAGGCCGAGGCGGTGCCGCTCAAGGCGGCCGGTGACGTGGCGCAGCTGGAGGCGGGGCTGGCCGAGATCCGGGGGCTGTCGCTGGAGGCCATCGCGGAGCTGCGGCAGGTGCTCGGCGTGCTGCGCGACCCGCAGGGCCGCACCGACACCGCGCCGCAGCCCGGGCTGGACCGGATCGACGAGCTGATCTCCAACGCCCGCGCCGCCGGGCTGGCCGTGGTGGTCGAGCGGTCGGGGCCGCTGCACGGTCAGCCGCAGGCCGTGGAGCTGTCGGCGTACCGGATCGTGCAGGAGTCGTTGTCGAACGTGATGCGGCACGCGCCCGGCGCGACCGTCGCGGTGGAGATCGCCCGCCGGGGCGAGGAGCTGCGGCTGCGCATCGCCAACAGCCTGGGCACCGACCCCGGCACCGCGTCTTCCGGCGCGCGGTCCTCAGGGAGCGGGGCGGGGCGCGGGGCCGGGCAGGGATTGGTGGGGATGCGGGAGCGGGTGGCGCTGCTCGGCGGCACGCTCGTCGCCGGGCCCGTCGACGGTGGAGGTTTCGAGGTGGTCGCGACGTTACCGGTCGCGGAGAGGGAGAGCGTTTGA
- the lon gene encoding endopeptidase La — protein sequence MSESLILPVLPLDDEVVLPGMVVPLDLSDSEVRAAIDAARASGGNKPRVLLVPRIDGRYGAIGVQAVVEQVGRLPGGEPAAVVRGVNRVRVGTGTTGPGAALWVEAETIDTVTAGERAQDLAKEYKALATTILQKRGAWQVVDQVNTIDDPSVLADSSGYTPWLTTAQKVELLEEADPAERLAKLIEWSRDHLAELDVAETIRKDVQEGMEKQQREFLLRQQLAAVRKELKELNGDSTESEEEDYRARVEAADLPEKVREAALKEVDKLERTPDQSPETGWIRTWLDTVLDIPWNDRTEDNYDIIGARAVLDADHTGLDDVKDRIIEHLAVRKRRQDKGLGVVGGRRSGAVLALAGPPGVGKTSLGESVARAMGRKFVRVALGGVRDEAEIRGHRRTYVGALPGRIVRAIREAGSMNPVVLLDEVDKVGADYRGDPTAALLEVLDPAQNHTFRDHYLEVELDLSDVLFLATANVLEAIPGPLLDRMEVVTLDGYTEDEKVAIARDHLLPRQLELAGLTAEEVTVEDAALRRLAAEYTREAGVRSLERSVARILRKVAARDELPVTVRDEDLVDYIGRPRFVPESSLPEAKQRTSVPGVATGLAVTGAGGDVLYVEASLADPETGETGLTLTGQLGDVMKESARIALSYLRSHGAELELPVTALKDRSVHVHFPAGAVPKDGPSAGVTLTTALASLLSGRLVRGDVAMTGEISLTGRVLPIGGVKQKLLAAHRAGITTVLIPARNEPDLDDVPAEVRDELTIHTVSDVREVLDIALTPAKVASSVAA from the coding sequence ATGAGTGAGAGCTTGATCCTCCCGGTCCTGCCGCTGGACGACGAGGTCGTCCTGCCGGGCATGGTGGTTCCGCTGGACCTGTCCGACTCCGAGGTGCGCGCTGCCATAGACGCGGCCCGTGCATCCGGTGGCAACAAGCCACGGGTCCTCCTCGTTCCCCGGATCGACGGCCGTTACGGCGCGATCGGCGTTCAGGCCGTGGTGGAGCAGGTCGGGAGGCTGCCGGGCGGCGAGCCCGCCGCCGTGGTGCGCGGCGTGAACCGGGTGCGCGTGGGCACCGGCACGACCGGCCCCGGCGCCGCACTGTGGGTCGAGGCCGAGACGATCGACACCGTCACCGCCGGTGAGCGCGCCCAGGATCTGGCCAAGGAGTACAAGGCGCTGGCCACCACCATCCTGCAGAAGCGCGGCGCCTGGCAGGTGGTCGACCAGGTCAACACCATCGACGACCCCTCCGTGCTGGCCGACAGCTCCGGCTACACGCCGTGGCTGACCACGGCGCAGAAGGTCGAGCTGCTGGAGGAGGCCGACCCGGCCGAGCGGCTGGCCAAGCTGATCGAGTGGTCCCGCGACCACCTCGCCGAGCTCGACGTCGCCGAGACGATCCGCAAGGACGTCCAGGAGGGCATGGAGAAGCAGCAGCGCGAGTTCCTCCTGCGCCAGCAGCTCGCCGCCGTCCGCAAGGAGCTCAAGGAGCTCAACGGCGACTCCACCGAGAGCGAGGAGGAGGACTACCGCGCCCGCGTGGAGGCCGCCGACCTGCCGGAGAAGGTGCGCGAGGCCGCGCTGAAGGAGGTCGACAAGCTGGAGCGGACCCCCGACCAGTCCCCTGAGACCGGCTGGATCCGCACCTGGCTCGACACCGTCCTCGACATCCCGTGGAACGACCGCACGGAGGACAACTACGACATCATCGGCGCCAGGGCCGTGCTCGACGCCGACCACACGGGCCTCGACGACGTCAAGGACCGCATCATCGAGCACCTGGCCGTGCGCAAGCGCCGCCAGGACAAGGGCCTCGGCGTGGTGGGCGGCCGCCGCAGCGGCGCCGTGCTGGCCCTGGCCGGCCCTCCCGGAGTCGGCAAGACGTCGCTGGGCGAGTCCGTGGCCCGCGCGATGGGCCGCAAGTTCGTCCGCGTCGCCCTCGGCGGCGTCCGCGACGAGGCGGAGATCCGCGGCCACCGGCGCACCTACGTCGGCGCGCTGCCCGGCCGCATCGTCCGGGCCATCCGCGAGGCCGGCTCGATGAACCCGGTCGTCCTGCTCGACGAGGTCGACAAGGTCGGCGCCGACTACCGCGGCGACCCCACGGCCGCCCTGCTGGAGGTGCTCGACCCGGCCCAGAACCACACGTTCCGCGACCACTACCTCGAGGTCGAGCTGGACCTGTCCGACGTGCTGTTCCTGGCCACGGCCAACGTCCTGGAGGCCATCCCCGGGCCGCTGCTCGACCGCATGGAGGTCGTCACGCTCGACGGCTACACCGAGGACGAGAAGGTCGCGATCGCCCGCGACCACCTGCTGCCCCGGCAGCTGGAGCTGGCCGGGCTGACCGCCGAGGAGGTCACGGTCGAGGACGCGGCGCTGCGCAGGCTGGCCGCCGAGTACACCCGCGAGGCCGGCGTGCGCTCGCTGGAGCGCTCGGTCGCCCGGATCCTGCGCAAGGTGGCGGCCAGGGACGAGCTGCCCGTCACCGTGCGCGACGAGGACCTGGTCGACTACATCGGACGGCCGCGGTTCGTGCCGGAGTCGTCGCTGCCGGAGGCCAAGCAGCGCACCTCGGTGCCCGGCGTGGCCACCGGCCTGGCGGTCACCGGAGCCGGCGGCGACGTCCTGTACGTCGAGGCGTCCCTGGCCGACCCCGAGACCGGCGAGACGGGCCTGACGCTCACCGGCCAGCTCGGCGACGTGATGAAGGAGTCGGCGCGGATCGCGCTGTCCTACCTGCGCTCGCACGGCGCGGAGCTGGAGCTGCCGGTCACCGCGCTGAAGGACCGCTCGGTGCACGTGCACTTCCCGGCGGGCGCGGTGCCCAAGGACGGCCCCTCGGCCGGCGTGACGCTGACCACGGCGCTGGCCTCGCTGCTGTCCGGGCGGCTGGTCCGCGGTGACGTGGCCATGACCGGCGAGATCTCGCTGACCGGGCGGGTGCTGCCGATCGGCGGCGTCAAGCAGAAGCTGCTGGCGGCCCACCGGGCGGGCATCACCACCGTCCTCATCCCGGCCCGCAACGAGCCGGACCTGGACGACGTGCCCGCGGAGGTCCGCGACGAGCTGACCATCCACACCGTCAGCGACGTGCGCGAGGTCCTGGACATCGCGCTCACGCCGGCGAAGGTCGCCTCCTCCGTGGCGGCCTGA
- a CDS encoding methionine ABC transporter ATP-binding protein, with protein MIQASGLRKQYGTTVALDGVDLHVREGEIYGVLGQSGAGKSTLLRCVNLLERPTAGTVTVAGQDLTALGDRDLNRARQRIGMIHQHFALLSSRTVAGNVAFPLEVMGVPRAERERRVGELLELVGLEGRGKHRPHQLSGGQKQRVGIARALAGNPSVLLSDEATSALDPATTQSILSLLKRLNAELGLTILLITHEMNVVKSVCDSVAIMAQGRIEESGTIADLIRTPGSRLTREIFPLPEPAPAGSVTLTFTGDPGRPVVSEVVRKFDVDLSILGGSIEDLAAGSVGRLRVALDGAEAPAALAYLRDSGLIVEEAP; from the coding sequence GTGATCCAGGCTTCAGGCCTGCGCAAGCAGTACGGCACGACCGTCGCCCTGGACGGCGTGGACCTGCACGTGCGCGAAGGCGAGATCTACGGCGTGCTCGGGCAGAGCGGCGCCGGCAAGAGCACGCTCCTGCGCTGCGTCAACCTGCTCGAACGCCCCACCGCGGGCACCGTCACCGTCGCGGGCCAGGACCTGACCGCGCTCGGCGACCGCGACCTGAACCGCGCCAGGCAGCGCATCGGCATGATCCACCAGCACTTCGCGCTGCTCTCCTCGCGCACGGTCGCCGGGAACGTGGCCTTCCCGCTGGAGGTCATGGGCGTGCCCAGGGCCGAGCGTGAGCGCCGCGTCGGCGAGTTGCTGGAGCTGGTCGGCCTGGAGGGGCGCGGCAAGCACCGCCCGCACCAGCTGTCCGGCGGCCAGAAGCAGCGCGTCGGCATCGCCAGGGCGCTGGCGGGCAACCCCTCGGTGCTGCTGTCGGACGAGGCCACCTCGGCGCTCGACCCGGCCACCACGCAGTCGATCCTGTCCCTGCTCAAGCGGCTGAACGCGGAGCTGGGCCTGACGATCCTGCTCATCACCCACGAGATGAACGTGGTCAAGAGCGTCTGCGACTCGGTCGCCATCATGGCGCAGGGGCGCATCGAGGAGTCCGGCACCATCGCCGACCTGATCAGGACCCCCGGATCCCGCCTCACCAGGGAGATCTTCCCGCTGCCCGAGCCCGCGCCGGCCGGCTCGGTGACGCTGACGTTCACCGGCGACCCCGGCAGGCCCGTGGTGTCGGAGGTGGTGCGCAAGTTCGACGTGGACCTGAGCATTCTGGGCGGCTCCATCGAGGACCTGGCCGCCGGCTCCGTCGGCCGCCTGCGGGTGGCGCTGGACGGCGCCGAGGCGCCCGCCGCGCTGGCGTACCTGCGTGATTCCGGGCTGATCGTGGAGGAGGCGCCGTGA
- a CDS encoding methionine ABC transporter permease, whose amino-acid sequence MTWEEMLPLLWPATVETAQMVGWSTLFTLLLGLPLGVALVVFDRDGLRPLPAFKTGLGFVVNVGRSLPFIVLMIAIIPFTRLVVGTTIGTAAFVVPLTVGAVPFFARLVETALREVGTDVVQAAQAMGASRLAIVRKVLLPEALPGLVAGLTVTVVALIGYSAMAGTLGGGGLGDLAVRYGYQRFETLLMIVTVVLLLVIVQLLQSLGDWVARRLSHK is encoded by the coding sequence GTGACCTGGGAAGAGATGCTGCCGCTGCTGTGGCCGGCGACGGTGGAGACCGCGCAGATGGTGGGCTGGTCCACGCTGTTCACGCTGCTGCTCGGGCTGCCGCTGGGCGTGGCGCTCGTGGTGTTCGACCGGGACGGGCTGCGGCCGCTGCCCGCGTTCAAGACCGGGCTCGGGTTCGTGGTCAACGTCGGGCGGTCGCTGCCGTTCATCGTGCTGATGATCGCGATCATCCCGTTCACCAGGCTCGTCGTCGGCACCACCATCGGCACCGCCGCGTTCGTGGTGCCGCTGACGGTCGGGGCGGTGCCGTTCTTCGCCCGCCTGGTGGAGACCGCGCTGCGGGAGGTCGGCACGGACGTGGTGCAGGCGGCCCAGGCCATGGGCGCGAGCAGGCTCGCGATCGTGCGCAAGGTGCTGCTGCCCGAGGCGCTGCCGGGCCTGGTGGCGGGTCTCACCGTGACCGTCGTCGCGCTGATCGGCTACTCCGCCATGGCCGGCACGCTCGGCGGCGGCGGGCTGGGCGACCTGGCCGTCCGGTACGGCTACCAGCGGTTCGAGACGCTCCTCATGATCGTGACGGTCGTGCTGCTGCTCGTGATCGTGCAACTTCTGCAGAGCCTGGGCGACTGGGTCGCTCGGCGCCTTTCACATAAGTAA
- a CDS encoding MetQ/NlpA family ABC transporter substrate-binding protein, producing the protein MKIHRLVGAVALALSLAACGTSQSATGTTTGATAAEGADAVLKVGASPVPHAEILNFVKDNLAPAAGIKLEVVEFTDYVQPNVQLQEGQLTANFFQHKPYLDDFNASKGTELSFVTPVHLEPLGLYSKKITDVSALASGATVAVPNDATNLGRALKLLADNGLVTLKEGVGTAATERDVTGNPKNLQFKPLEAAQLPRSLEDVDAAVINGNYAIEAGLKPASEALVLEKTEGNPYVNGLVVQAGHEKDANIVTLGKLLQDQKVKDFIQQKYQGSVIPAA; encoded by the coding sequence ATGAAAATTCATCGCCTGGTGGGTGCCGTCGCGCTGGCTCTGTCGCTCGCCGCATGCGGTACGTCGCAGTCCGCGACCGGCACGACGACGGGCGCCACGGCGGCCGAGGGCGCCGACGCCGTGCTGAAGGTCGGCGCCAGCCCGGTGCCGCACGCGGAGATCCTCAACTTCGTCAAGGACAACCTGGCCCCGGCCGCCGGCATCAAGCTGGAGGTCGTCGAGTTCACCGACTACGTCCAGCCGAACGTGCAGCTTCAGGAGGGCCAGCTCACGGCCAACTTCTTCCAGCACAAGCCGTACCTGGACGACTTCAACGCCTCCAAGGGCACCGAGCTGAGCTTCGTCACGCCGGTGCACCTGGAGCCGCTCGGCCTCTACTCCAAGAAGATCACGGACGTCTCCGCCCTGGCCAGCGGCGCCACCGTGGCCGTGCCGAACGACGCCACCAACCTCGGCCGCGCGCTCAAGCTGCTCGCCGACAACGGCCTGGTCACGCTCAAGGAAGGGGTCGGCACCGCCGCGACCGAGCGCGACGTGACGGGCAACCCGAAGAACCTGCAGTTCAAGCCGCTGGAGGCGGCGCAGCTCCCGCGCTCGCTGGAGGACGTGGACGCTGCGGTGATCAACGGCAACTACGCCATCGAGGCCGGTCTCAAGCCCGCCTCCGAGGCGCTGGTGCTGGAGAAGACCGAGGGCAACCCGTACGTCAACGGCCTGGTCGTGCAGGCCGGCCACGAGAAGGACGCCAACATCGTCACCCTCGGCAAGCTGCTGCAGGACCAGAAGGTCAAGGACTTCATCCAGCAGAAGTACCAGGGCTCGGTCATCCCCGCCGCCTGA
- a CDS encoding AMP-binding protein, whose amino-acid sequence MHPGAIAAVTPDKPAVIMAGSGQIITFRELDEESNRLAQLFRAAGLRPGDHIAFMLGNHPRFLSIAWAAHRSGLYYTPISSRLQPDELAYIVDNCGARVFISSADLAAVATSITDATPGVELRLMLDGVAPGFEPYEEAVAKQPATPIEDECLGADMLYSSGTTGRPKGVKLAATHGPLDEPGMLFKLIQGLFAPTPDSVYLSPAPLYHAAPLRYSLTFQRLGATVVVMERFDPEQYLALVERYGVTHSQLVPTMFIKMLKLPGETRATYDLSSLRYAIHAAAPCPVPVKEQMIDWWGPIIHEYYAGTEGNGFLYVGPEDWLRHRGTVGRSLLGVVHICDEDGADLPPGEHGTIYFEKGGRFEYHGDPDKTRSSQDPRGRGWTTLGDIGYLDEDGFLYLTDRRSYMIISGGVNIYPQEAENVLSVHPKVADVAVFGVPDEEMGEQVKAVVEPVSMDEAGPALEAELIAYCREQLAHYKCPKSVDFRAELPRHPTGKLYKRLLRDEYWPAGT is encoded by the coding sequence ATGCATCCGGGAGCCATCGCAGCCGTCACCCCCGACAAGCCCGCTGTGATCATGGCGGGCTCCGGACAGATCATCACCTTCCGCGAGCTGGACGAGGAGTCGAACCGGCTGGCCCAGCTGTTCCGCGCGGCGGGACTGCGGCCGGGCGACCACATCGCGTTCATGCTCGGCAACCATCCCCGCTTCCTGTCCATCGCGTGGGCCGCGCACCGCTCGGGCCTGTACTACACGCCGATCAGCTCGCGGCTGCAGCCCGACGAGCTCGCCTACATCGTCGACAACTGCGGCGCGCGGGTCTTCATCTCCAGCGCCGATCTGGCCGCCGTCGCCACCTCGATCACCGACGCCACCCCCGGCGTCGAGCTGCGGCTCATGCTGGACGGCGTGGCCCCGGGCTTCGAGCCGTACGAGGAGGCCGTGGCCAAGCAGCCGGCCACCCCGATCGAGGACGAGTGCCTCGGCGCGGACATGCTCTACTCCTCGGGCACCACCGGCCGCCCGAAGGGCGTCAAGCTCGCCGCCACGCACGGCCCGCTCGACGAGCCCGGCATGCTGTTCAAGCTGATCCAGGGCCTGTTCGCGCCCACGCCCGACAGCGTCTACCTCTCGCCCGCGCCGCTCTACCACGCCGCGCCGCTGCGCTACAGCCTGACGTTCCAGCGGCTCGGGGCCACGGTGGTGGTGATGGAGCGCTTCGACCCCGAGCAGTACCTGGCGCTGGTCGAGCGGTACGGGGTGACGCACTCGCAGCTCGTGCCGACGATGTTCATCAAGATGCTCAAGCTGCCCGGGGAGACCCGGGCGACGTACGACCTGTCCTCCCTCAGGTACGCCATCCACGCCGCCGCCCCCTGCCCCGTCCCGGTCAAGGAGCAGATGATCGACTGGTGGGGCCCGATCATCCACGAGTACTACGCGGGCACCGAGGGCAACGGCTTCCTCTACGTCGGCCCCGAGGACTGGCTGCGGCACAGGGGCACCGTCGGCCGCTCCCTGCTGGGCGTCGTGCACATCTGCGACGAGGACGGCGCGGACCTGCCGCCCGGCGAGCACGGCACGATCTACTTCGAGAAGGGCGGCCGCTTCGAGTACCACGGCGACCCCGACAAGACCCGCTCGTCCCAGGACCCGCGCGGGCGCGGCTGGACCACGCTCGGGGACATCGGCTACCTGGACGAGGACGGCTTCCTGTACCTGACCGACCGCCGCTCGTACATGATCATCTCAGGCGGCGTGAACATCTACCCGCAGGAGGCCGAGAACGTGCTGTCGGTGCATCCGAAGGTGGCCGACGTGGCCGTGTTCGGGGTGCCGGACGAGGAGATGGGCGAGCAGGTCAAGGCGGTGGTCGAGCCGGTGTCCATGGACGAGGCGGGGCCGGCGCTGGAGGCGGAGCTGATCGCGTACTGCCGCGAGCAGCTGGCCCACTACAAGTGCCCGAAGTCGGTGGACTTCCGCGCGGAGCTGCCCAGGCACCCGACGGGCAAGCTCTACAAGCGGCTGCTGCGTGACGAGTACTGGCCCGCCGGTACGTAA
- a CDS encoding S1C family serine protease produces the protein MNANEPREQGTGGWSQFGATPPAAGGFPRRDTIAMEVPPPPPPPPPAKHGLTVAQKAVAGLALAAMAVGGGVVGAVVATSFQSEPVASSSPSAPSPVFKSAADQLTVAEVAAKVQPSVVMIQGQSGEGSGVVLSEDGLILTNNHVVVGAGQGGQMTVKFSDGKTAKATVVGTDPATDLGVIRAEGVSGLTKATLGDSDQLKVGDPVLAIGSPLGLDGSVTAGIVSALDRTLNLGDDQPQVPPGWGQQQQQQSAPTTIGGAIQTDASINPGNSGGALVNAAGQLIGINTAIASQAQGGGVGFAIPVNTAKQVADQLISTGKVTHAFLGVSVTDATGDVPGALIRQVTAGSPAEQAGLKEGDLITKIGDKAVDGGDTVVGQVRGFKPGQEVKITYMRDGATHEVGVTLSENK, from the coding sequence ATGAACGCGAACGAGCCTCGCGAGCAGGGCACCGGCGGGTGGAGCCAGTTCGGTGCCACCCCGCCGGCCGCCGGGGGCTTCCCCCGGCGCGACACGATCGCCATGGAGGTGCCGCCGCCCCCGCCACCCCCGCCGCCGGCCAAGCACGGGCTCACCGTCGCCCAGAAGGCCGTCGCGGGTCTCGCCCTGGCCGCGATGGCGGTCGGGGGAGGCGTCGTGGGCGCCGTCGTCGCCACCTCGTTCCAGTCCGAGCCGGTCGCCAGCAGCAGCCCCAGCGCGCCCAGCCCCGTCTTCAAGTCCGCCGCCGACCAGCTCACCGTGGCCGAGGTCGCCGCCAAGGTGCAGCCCTCGGTCGTGATGATCCAGGGGCAGAGCGGCGAGGGCTCCGGCGTGGTGCTGTCGGAGGACGGGCTCATCCTCACCAACAACCACGTGGTCGTCGGCGCCGGGCAGGGCGGGCAGATGACCGTCAAGTTCAGCGACGGCAAGACGGCCAAGGCCACCGTCGTCGGCACCGACCCGGCCACCGACCTCGGCGTCATCCGCGCCGAAGGCGTCTCGGGCCTGACCAAGGCCACGCTCGGCGACAGCGACCAGCTCAAGGTCGGCGACCCGGTGCTGGCCATCGGCAGCCCGCTCGGCCTCGACGGGTCCGTCACCGCCGGCATCGTCAGCGCCCTGGACCGCACGCTGAACCTCGGCGACGATCAGCCGCAGGTCCCGCCGGGCTGGGGTCAGCAGCAACAGCAGCAGAGCGCGCCCACCACGATCGGCGGCGCCATCCAGACCGACGCCTCGATCAACCCGGGCAACTCCGGGGGCGCGCTGGTCAACGCCGCGGGCCAGCTCATCGGCATCAACACCGCCATCGCCTCGCAGGCCCAGGGCGGCGGCGTCGGCTTCGCCATCCCGGTCAACACCGCCAAGCAGGTCGCCGACCAGCTCATCAGCACCGGCAAGGTGACCCACGCCTTCCTCGGCGTGAGCGTCACCGACGCGACGGGCGACGTGCCCGGCGCCCTGATCCGTCAGGTCACCGCGGGAAGCCCGGCGGAGCAGGCGGGGCTGAAGGAGGGTGACCTGATCACGAAGATCGGCGACAAGGCGGTTGACGGAGGCGATACGGTTGTCGGGCAGGTCAGAGGTTTCAAACCGGGCCAAGAGGTCAAGATCACATATATGAGGGATGGCGCGACCCACGAGGTCGGTGTCACTCTCTCGGAGAACAAGTAA
- a CDS encoding ABC transporter permease: MPSLASAHLRLFLLEQVRVPVGLLAGALFPAISMVAFVVPFAGDDPKAATMATGSMMFFGAMAGTLVNLSITVAQDRELPWNPYLRTLPAGPFPRFTGRILAALAVTLVSVVPVLLVAAFLTEATTTPLGLLLGLGALVVGVVPFMLMGLFIGSLMSAKGAIAASQVLFFPMAILGGLLLPPALLPDFVEVVSPYVPTRGVAELLWAVAAGNTPDAVALISLAGWTVVAAIAAAWAYRRDEGRRFR, encoded by the coding sequence ATGCCTAGCCTGGCTTCCGCGCACCTGAGGCTGTTCCTGCTGGAGCAGGTCAGGGTGCCCGTCGGGCTGCTGGCCGGCGCGCTGTTCCCGGCCATCTCGATGGTGGCGTTCGTGGTGCCGTTCGCGGGCGACGATCCGAAGGCCGCGACCATGGCGACCGGCTCGATGATGTTCTTCGGCGCGATGGCCGGGACCCTCGTCAACCTGAGCATCACCGTGGCCCAGGACCGCGAGCTGCCGTGGAACCCCTACCTGCGCACGCTCCCCGCCGGCCCGTTCCCCCGCTTCACGGGGCGGATCCTGGCGGCGCTGGCCGTCACGCTGGTGTCGGTCGTGCCGGTGCTGCTGGTCGCGGCGTTCCTCACCGAGGCGACCACCACGCCGCTGGGGCTGCTGCTGGGACTGGGCGCGCTGGTCGTGGGGGTCGTGCCGTTCATGCTGATGGGCCTGTTCATCGGGTCGCTGATGTCCGCGAAGGGGGCGATCGCCGCCTCGCAGGTGCTGTTCTTCCCGATGGCGATCCTGGGTGGGCTGCTGCTGCCGCCGGCGTTGCTGCCCGACTTCGTGGAGGTCGTCTCCCCGTACGTGCCGACCAGGGGTGTGGCCGAGCTGCTGTGGGCGGTCGCGGCGGGCAACACGCCCGACGCGGTGGCGCTGATCTCGCTGGCCGGGTGGACCGTGGTGGCGGCGATCGCGGCGGCCTGGGCCTACCGGCGCGACGAGGGCCGGCGCTTCAGGTGA
- a CDS encoding ABC transporter ATP-binding protein: MTVLARAVEVSRRYGEVQALDRVSLDIRAGELVGLLGPNGAGKSTLINLFVGLRRPTSGRVELLGGSPADPVVRRGIGVTPQETGLPEVLRAGEIVDFVSAHFPDREDRGELLARFGLGDLAKRQVGGLSGGQRRRLAVALAFAGRPRLVFLDEPTTGLDVEARRALWDGIRSFHEDGGTVLLTSHYLEEIEALAERVVVVGSGRVLADDTVRAVRDVVGVRRVSLVAEDLPELPGVLGAERVDGRVNLMTADPDRLVVELVRSGTPFSGLEIRPTTLEEAFLTLTAKETAHA, translated from the coding sequence ATGACGGTGCTGGCCCGGGCGGTCGAGGTGTCCCGCCGCTACGGCGAGGTGCAGGCGCTCGACCGCGTCTCGCTCGACATCAGGGCGGGCGAGCTGGTCGGCCTGCTCGGCCCCAACGGCGCGGGCAAGTCCACCCTGATCAACCTGTTCGTCGGGCTGCGCAGGCCCACGTCGGGCAGGGTCGAGCTGCTCGGCGGCTCGCCCGCGGATCCGGTCGTGCGCCGCGGCATCGGCGTGACCCCGCAGGAGACGGGCCTGCCGGAGGTGTTACGGGCCGGGGAGATCGTCGACTTCGTCTCGGCGCACTTCCCCGACCGCGAGGACAGAGGCGAGCTGCTGGCCCGCTTCGGGCTGGGCGACCTGGCCAAGCGGCAGGTCGGCGGGCTGTCCGGCGGGCAGCGGCGGCGGCTGGCGGTGGCGCTGGCGTTCGCGGGCAGGCCGCGGCTGGTCTTCCTCGACGAGCCGACGACCGGGCTGGACGTGGAGGCGCGGCGCGCGCTCTGGGACGGCATCAGGTCCTTCCACGAGGACGGCGGCACGGTGCTGCTGACCAGCCACTACCTGGAGGAGATCGAGGCGCTGGCCGAACGGGTGGTGGTGGTCGGCTCCGGCAGGGTGCTGGCCGACGACACCGTGCGCGCGGTGCGCGACGTCGTGGGCGTGCGGCGCGTCTCGCTGGTCGCCGAGGACCTGCCCGAGCTGCCCGGCGTGCTGGGCGCCGAGCGCGTGGACGGGCGGGTCAACCTGATGACCGCCGATCCCGACCGGCTGGTCGTCGAGCTCGTCCGCAGCGGCACGCCGTTCTCCGGCCTGGAGATCAGGCCGACCACCCTCGAGGAGGCCTTCCTCACCCTCACCGCGAAGGAGACGGCCCATGCCTAG